Genomic segment of Saprospiraceae bacterium:
AAGAATTTCTTAACCTCATTAAAAAATCGAGGCGTGGAAAATTTAAAATCTACATCGGTATGAGTGCTGGTGTTGGTAAAACGTTCCGCATGTTGCAGGAAGCTCATGCGCTGATGCGCAACGGGATTGATGTAAAAATAGGATACATCGAAACCCATTTACGCAAAGAAACGCATGACTTGCTGGAGGGTCTTCCGGTTATTCCGCGAAGGAAACTATTTTACAAGGGAAAGGAATTGGAAGAGTTAGATGTGCAGGCAGTAATCAATCTTCGTCCGGAAGTAGTGATTATTGACGAACTTGCACACACAAATATTCAGGGTAGCAAGAACGAAAAACGCTGGCAAGATGTACTCGAAATTTTGGAGGCGGGAATAAATGTGATTAGTGCTGTAAACATTCAGCATATCGAAAGTTTGAACGATGAAGTTAAAGCTATTACGGGAATTGAAGTGACAGAACGCATACCTGACAAAGTGTTGGCTTTGGCTGATGATGTAGTAAATATTGATTTAACAGCCGGAGAACTCATCATCCGTTTGAAAGAAGGGAAAATTTATCAAGCGGAAAAAATTCAGGCAGCATTAATCAACTTCTTTAAGCCTGAACACATTTTGCAGTTGCGCGAATTGGCTTTGAAAGAAGTGGCTTCACAAGTGGAGCGCAAAGTGGATATTGAAGTGCCAAAGAATGTAGCGCTGCGCCACGAAAGATTTTTAGCATGCATCAGTAGCAATGAAAAAACTGCCAAAAAGGTTATTCGTAAAACCGCCCGTCTGGCAAATTATTATCACAGCAAGTGGTTTGTGTTATATGTTCAAACCCCAAATGAACGATCGGATAAAATTGCTTTGGACAAACAAAGGCATCTTATCAATAATTTTAAACTGGCCACAGAATTAGGTGCTGAAATAATTAAAGTTGAGAATAGCTCTCTTTCAAAAGCGATCATCGAACAAGCAAACGAACGAAAAATCACGACGATTTGTATTGGTAAACCACACTTAAATTTGTTCAAAATTATTTTGGCAACAAGCGTTTTTAATGAACTTCTTAAAAATCTTAGCTCAAATGATATTGATCTAGTAATTTTATCTTAAATGAGAATTAAAACAAAACTGACACTTGGTGTTGGGCTATTATTCTTTTTAATTATACTGCTAAGTCTTGTTGGGGCCAGGTATATTAATGATTTGAAAAATGATACCGAGAATATTTTAGTTGCTAACTACAATACATTAGAGTATAGCAGAAATATGTTGGTATCATTGGAAGACAGTTCGCTGAAGGCAATGCAAATTTTTGAAATTAACTTGATTCGTCAAGAGAATAACATTTCTGAAATTGGTGAAAAAGAAGCAACAGCTGACTTAAGATCCAAGTTTGAATCCTATAGGCA
This window contains:
- a CDS encoding universal stress protein; amino-acid sequence: MEETKKSAEEFLNLIKKSRRGKFKIYIGMSAGVGKTFRMLQEAHALMRNGIDVKIGYIETHLRKETHDLLEGLPVIPRRKLFYKGKELEELDVQAVINLRPEVVIIDELAHTNIQGSKNEKRWQDVLEILEAGINVISAVNIQHIESLNDEVKAITGIEVTERIPDKVLALADDVVNIDLTAGELIIRLKEGKIYQAEKIQAALINFFKPEHILQLRELALKEVASQVERKVDIEVPKNVALRHERFLACISSNEKTAKKVIRKTARLANYYHSKWFVLYVQTPNERSDKIALDKQRHLINNFKLATELGAEIIKVENSSLSKAIIEQANERKITTICIGKPHLNLFKIILATSVFNELLKNLSSNDIDLVILS